The genomic window ATTGATCGCGAAGAAGTCGTGCGCCTGACGGCAGACGTTATTGCAGCTTATGTAAGCAACAACGAGCTTTCACCAGCTGAACTGCCAGAGTTGATTCGGGCCGTTCATGGTGCTCTTGGCGGCGCTGCAGGCGCCGACGCCACGCCACCGGCTGAAAAGCAGAAACCGGCTGTGCCCATCAAGCGGTCCGTCACGCCGGATTACATTGTCTGCCTGGAAGACGGCAAGCGCCTCAAAATGCTCAAGCGCTACCTGCGGTCCCACTACGGCATGTCGCCGGACGACTACCGCTCCAAGTGGAACCTGCCCGCCGACTATCCGATG from Candidatus Phaeomarinobacter ectocarpi includes these protein-coding regions:
- a CDS encoding MucR family transcriptional regulator: MSDFDKDLDAIDREEVVRLTADVIAAYVSNNELSPAELPELIRAVHGALGGAAGADATPPAEKQKPAVPIKRSVTPDYIVCLEDGKRLKMLKRYLRSHYGMSPDDYRSKWNLPADYPMVAPNYSKQRSQFAKDIGLGTGGRGGRGGR